The following coding sequences lie in one Treponema sp. OMZ 790 genomic window:
- a CDS encoding type II toxin-antitoxin system RelE/ParE family toxin: MISIRWSRKASKQLDKIQKADKKQILEAVDTLSGFPYVLNVKALSNHTYDYRLRVGRYRILFNHMEKIHILSIEEVKKRDDNTY; the protein is encoded by the coding sequence ATGATATCGATTCGATGGAGCCGTAAAGCTTCAAAACAACTTGATAAAATACAAAAAGCCGATAAGAAACAGATTCTTGAAGCTGTTGATACTTTATCCGGTTTTCCTTATGTTTTAAATGTAAAAGCATTAAGTAATCACACATATGATTATCGGTTGCGTGTCGGTAGATATAGGATTCTTTTTAATCACATGGAGAAAATACATATACTATCAATCGAGGAGGTAAAAAAAAGAGATGACAACACCTATTGA
- a CDS encoding helix-turn-helix domain-containing protein: MTTPIDVQFIAGKDGKPEYAVIPFKAFQALCNHKVREFNEKETIPHEVIKKIHLEDMSSIQAWREYLNFTQTEIAEKMGISQAAYSQMETSKKNRKATLEKIAKAMNIDYLQLRI; encoded by the coding sequence ATGACAACACCTATTGATGTTCAATTTATAGCGGGAAAAGACGGAAAACCGGAGTATGCGGTTATCCCTTTTAAAGCTTTTCAAGCATTATGTAATCATAAGGTAAGAGAATTTAACGAAAAAGAAACAATCCCGCATGAAGTAATAAAAAAAATACATTTGGAAGATATGAGTTCTATTCAGGCATGGCGTGAATACTTAAACTTTACACAAACTGAAATTGCCGAAAAAATGGGAATAAGCCAGGCTGCATATAGTCAAATGGAAACCTCCAAAAAGAATCGAAAAGCAACACTGGAAAAAATAGCAAAAGCGATGAATATTGACTATTTGCAATTACGAATATGA
- the def gene encoding peptide deformylase translates to MKVLHLGEETLREVSKPVEKIDENIKSLIEEMFVTVKKENGIGLAAPQVGENIRLFIVFINDQKYVFINPEIIETSQEMCVMEEGCLSIPKVYDDVVRPSSVKVQFLNIDGKIKTIEASGLLARVIQHENDHLNGVLFIDRLSEEKKAEAIEKFERKKTLFAKKRIRLR, encoded by the coding sequence ATGAAAGTATTGCATTTAGGCGAGGAGACTTTGAGGGAGGTTTCTAAGCCGGTTGAAAAAATAGATGAAAATATTAAAAGCTTAATAGAAGAAATGTTTGTTACCGTAAAAAAAGAAAACGGTATAGGCTTGGCCGCTCCGCAGGTAGGAGAAAATATAAGGCTTTTTATCGTATTTATAAATGATCAAAAATATGTTTTTATAAATCCCGAAATTATCGAAACTTCTCAAGAAATGTGTGTGATGGAAGAGGGCTGTTTAAGTATACCAAAGGTCTATGATGATGTTGTACGCCCGTCTTCCGTAAAGGTTCAATTTTTAAACATTGACGGCAAAATAAAAACCATAGAGGCATCAGGCCTTCTTGCAAGAGTAATTCAGCATGAAAACGACCATTTAAACGGAGTTCTTTTTATAGACCGTTTAAGCGAAGAAAAAAAAGCCGAAGCTATCGAAAAGTTTGAGCGTAAAAAAACTCTTTTTGCAAAAAAGAGGATCCGCCTGAGATGA
- the fmt gene encoding methionyl-tRNA formyltransferase produces MRILFAGTPSCAVPALNLIAREFDLCGVLTNPPAPAGRNKNMQDSDAALAVKELIKEGVLPEDFPVLTPQKLDDNFRKELAALKPDLLVCFAYGKIFGPKTMALFPLGGINIHPSLLPRWRGCAPVPAAILAGDRLTGITIQTISPQTDCGNILAQIEVPLNNSETTESLLADCSNKCCPLVQEVLLDFGNKLKLAKPQDDSKALYCSMLKKEDGLIDWSKPAEEIERKIRAFTPWPGCFSFKKGEKIGIIEANFYIEASNEMTKNQKFGTILGTDKKCGILVQTGNGVLAVSILQKQAKKKLGWKDFLNGSPNFLEGCFET; encoded by the coding sequence ATGAGAATCCTTTTTGCGGGAACGCCTTCCTGTGCTGTGCCGGCCTTAAATTTGATAGCTCGCGAATTTGACCTTTGCGGAGTTTTGACTAATCCTCCGGCTCCGGCAGGGCGGAATAAAAACATGCAGGATTCCGATGCTGCTCTTGCAGTAAAAGAACTTATAAAAGAAGGTGTTCTGCCTGAAGATTTCCCTGTTTTGACGCCTCAAAAACTTGATGATAATTTTAGAAAAGAACTCGCAGCTCTAAAGCCCGACCTTTTGGTTTGTTTTGCCTACGGTAAAATTTTCGGGCCCAAGACGATGGCTCTTTTTCCGTTAGGCGGAATAAATATTCATCCCTCTCTTTTACCTAGATGGAGGGGATGTGCTCCCGTTCCTGCGGCCATACTGGCAGGGGATAGACTTACAGGAATTACAATTCAAACGATTTCGCCTCAGACTGACTGCGGCAATATTCTTGCACAGATTGAAGTTCCTTTAAATAATTCTGAAACTACAGAAAGCCTTTTAGCTGATTGTTCGAACAAGTGTTGTCCTCTTGTGCAGGAAGTTCTTTTAGATTTTGGAAATAAATTAAAGCTGGCAAAACCTCAAGATGACTCAAAGGCTCTTTATTGTTCTATGCTTAAAAAAGAGGACGGTCTTATAGATTGGTCAAAGCCGGCTGAAGAAATTGAAAGAAAAATAAGAGCTTTTACCCCATGGCCGGGCTGTTTTTCCTTTAAAAAAGGCGAAAAAATCGGCATAATCGAAGCGAATTTTTATATTGAGGCTTCAAATGAAATGACAAAAAATCAAAAATTTGGTACAATACTGGGTACCGATAAAAAGTGCGGTATTTTAGTTCAAACAGGAAACGGTGTTCTTGCTGTTTCCATTTTACAAAAACAGGCTAAAAAAAAGCTTGGATGGAAAGATTTTTTAAACGGTTCTCCTAATTTTTTGGAAGGCTGTTTTGAAACATAA
- a CDS encoding PASTA domain-containing protein, which yields MGLDNISDSIESNGKVILFTSLVMLVFFVFISTIVFFMSVKTADQVLVPNVEGEKFEDAVLKLQVKELYTRLQLRFSDDPEDTGKVLEQSPPAGTIVKAGKRINLIVSSGPVVDRVENYVGKTLSDVQQHFASLFTAGRKQLLSIKEPIMYKSSSIPAGTILEQNPAPETKITESIVIEFIVSKGPENEKVSIPNMEGYKLPEIYSAIAKNKLSFKIKSELNSSIDAPTVVSQSETADSSVDAYSQVELGMQFPDSTDKMIYGIYSPILPKYPYPVKVAVDAVYPDGKRVELVSFDHQGGKCDIPYGLPQGTVLVLTVLNKQVQMFEVKQ from the coding sequence ATGGGACTAGATAATATTTCGGACAGTATAGAGAGTAATGGAAAAGTAATACTTTTTACCTCTTTGGTAATGCTTGTATTTTTTGTTTTTATTTCTACGATAGTATTTTTTATGTCGGTAAAAACGGCTGATCAAGTTTTGGTTCCTAATGTTGAAGGTGAAAAATTTGAAGATGCTGTGCTTAAACTGCAAGTTAAAGAATTATATACCCGTCTTCAATTGAGATTTTCGGATGATCCGGAAGACACCGGAAAAGTTTTAGAACAAAGTCCTCCTGCAGGTACTATCGTAAAAGCAGGAAAAAGAATAAATCTCATCGTAAGCAGCGGTCCTGTTGTTGACAGGGTTGAAAATTATGTCGGAAAAACCTTATCCGATGTACAGCAGCATTTTGCCTCCTTGTTTACGGCCGGGCGTAAACAGCTTCTTTCTATAAAAGAGCCAATTATGTATAAATCCAGTTCCATTCCTGCCGGTACTATTTTAGAGCAAAATCCTGCTCCCGAAACAAAAATTACCGAAAGTATTGTAATTGAATTTATCGTAAGTAAGGGGCCTGAAAACGAAAAAGTTTCCATTCCGAATATGGAAGGATATAAACTTCCCGAAATTTATTCGGCAATAGCAAAAAATAAGCTTTCCTTTAAAATAAAATCAGAACTTAACTCTTCGATAGATGCTCCAACGGTCGTAAGCCAAAGTGAAACAGCCGATTCATCTGTAGATGCATATTCTCAAGTTGAACTTGGTATGCAATTCCCTGATTCTACAGATAAAATGATTTACGGAATATATTCGCCGATTTTGCCCAAATATCCTTATCCTGTAAAGGTTGCTGTCGATGCCGTATATCCTGACGGAAAACGTGTTGAACTTGTAAGTTTTGATCATCAGGGCGGGAAATGCGATATTCCTTATGGATTGCCGCAAGGAACAGTTCTTGTTCTTACTGTATTAAATAAACAGGTTCAAATGTTTGAAGTAAAACAATAG
- the rpiA gene encoding ribose-5-phosphate isomerase RpiA, giving the protein MDTSKLKEKVAYHAIDTLFSEGKIFDGMKIGLGTGSTAMPAVHRLSQLLSSGKLKTIYAVPTSFQTSIECEKLGIPIYSLSSQQIGGSLDLAIDGADEIDPEKNLIKGGGAALLREKIIAYNSKEFVVIADDRKKVKSMGKGFALPIEIIPEARLSISKTLEAQGITVVLREGIKKMGPVVTDNGNFIIDVKWPESVIVNPKTLEESLNKITGVVENGFFTKNTPRVFLVDKDGNIEDL; this is encoded by the coding sequence ATGGATACATCAAAATTAAAAGAAAAAGTTGCCTATCATGCAATCGACACTCTTTTTTCGGAAGGGAAAATTTTTGACGGAATGAAAATAGGTCTCGGCACAGGTTCGACAGCCATGCCGGCTGTACACCGTCTATCCCAACTTTTATCTTCAGGCAAATTAAAAACAATCTATGCTGTGCCGACAAGTTTTCAAACATCTATCGAATGTGAAAAACTGGGCATACCTATATATTCCCTAAGCTCGCAGCAAATCGGCGGTTCGTTAGACTTGGCTATCGACGGAGCCGACGAAATTGACCCGGAAAAAAATTTAATCAAAGGAGGAGGTGCCGCCCTTCTTAGAGAAAAAATAATCGCATACAACTCAAAAGAATTTGTTGTAATTGCCGATGATAGAAAAAAAGTTAAATCGATGGGAAAAGGCTTCGCCCTTCCGATTGAAATAATACCCGAAGCCCGTTTAAGTATATCAAAGACTCTCGAAGCCCAAGGTATAACGGTTGTATTGCGTGAAGGCATAAAAAAAATGGGGCCGGTTGTTACCGACAACGGCAATTTTATAATTGATGTAAAATGGCCTGAGTCAGTTATTGTAAATCCTAAAACCTTAGAAGAAAGTTTAAACAAGATTACAGGTGTAGTAGAAAACGGCTTCTTTACCAAAAATACTCCGCGAGTATTTTTGGTAGATAAAGACGGCAATATAGAAGATTTATAA
- a CDS encoding type I 3-dehydroquinate dehydratase: MSTKVCLVLTEKTIEKNLSALEKYKKFIDIAELRVDYLNQSEILYLRKFPERAGIPCILTVRRKSDGGNFTGGEGARMTIFARGLAFANSDPIKNFSYIDLENDFDSSGIEEAARAFDIKIIRSLHSKVPVKNIVKTVEGLPRFETDIPKFAFTASCLNDVSELFKASKLIQNQEYILSAMGPYGLCSRILSKKLNSQIVYTFTPEYIKKNKLEKELIDPETLEDLYRFSKIDSKTAVYGVIGGDVNTSLSPKIHNQGFKRKNLNSVYIPISALSSKEALDFANLLNIKGLSVTAPFKSEIIPQINSISEASKFIGAVNTLINENKKWFGCNTDVDGFEQALIEFLNEKDLRRYKVAIIGAGGAARAVAEVVKSLHGKACIFNRTAENAQNIAEKYKFTWALLDPINIKHLHAFSDLIIQTTNAGMEPNIDADPLNFYTFTGKEKVFELIYRPETTKLLKRARTSGCRVCNGYKMLEYQAYHQFKAFAGKEYL; the protein is encoded by the coding sequence ATGTCTACAAAGGTCTGTCTTGTTTTAACGGAAAAAACAATCGAAAAAAATCTTTCCGCATTAGAAAAATATAAAAAATTTATCGATATTGCAGAGCTTCGCGTAGATTATCTAAATCAAAGCGAAATACTCTATTTACGAAAATTTCCGGAAAGAGCAGGAATTCCATGTATTTTAACCGTAAGACGTAAATCGGATGGAGGAAACTTTACCGGAGGAGAAGGTGCTCGAATGACAATATTCGCTCGAGGCCTTGCCTTCGCAAACTCAGATCCGATAAAAAATTTTTCTTACATAGATTTAGAAAACGATTTTGACTCATCAGGAATTGAAGAAGCAGCAAGAGCTTTTGATATTAAGATAATAAGAAGTCTGCACAGCAAGGTTCCTGTAAAAAATATAGTAAAAACTGTGGAAGGCTTGCCCAGATTTGAAACCGACATTCCTAAATTTGCCTTTACTGCAAGTTGTTTAAATGACGTTTCAGAACTTTTTAAAGCTTCAAAGCTGATACAAAATCAAGAGTATATTTTATCGGCAATGGGTCCCTATGGTTTATGCTCACGTATACTATCAAAAAAATTAAACTCACAAATTGTATACACCTTTACACCCGAATACATAAAGAAAAACAAACTTGAAAAAGAACTGATAGATCCCGAAACTTTAGAAGATCTATATCGGTTTTCTAAAATTGACAGTAAAACTGCAGTATACGGTGTAATAGGCGGAGACGTAAACACCAGTCTGAGTCCTAAAATTCATAATCAGGGTTTTAAACGCAAAAATCTTAATTCGGTATACATTCCCATATCTGCATTGTCATCAAAAGAAGCTTTGGATTTTGCCAATCTTCTTAACATAAAAGGACTTTCGGTTACTGCTCCTTTTAAAAGCGAGATAATACCTCAAATAAATTCTATATCTGAAGCTTCAAAATTTATCGGAGCCGTAAATACTCTTATAAACGAAAACAAAAAATGGTTCGGCTGCAATACCGATGTTGACGGCTTTGAACAAGCTTTAATAGAATTTTTAAACGAAAAAGATTTACGCCGATATAAGGTTGCCATTATAGGAGCCGGAGGTGCAGCCAGAGCCGTTGCCGAGGTAGTTAAATCTCTCCACGGTAAGGCCTGTATCTTTAACCGGACAGCCGAAAATGCACAAAACATTGCAGAAAAATATAAATTTACATGGGCTCTTTTAGATCCGATAAATATCAAACATCTTCATGCTTTTTCGGACCTAATCATTCAAACAACAAATGCCGGTATGGAACCCAACATAGATGCGGATCCTCTTAACTTTTATACCTTTACAGGAAAAGAAAAAGTATTCGAACTAATCTATAGACCTGAAACTACCAAATTATTAAAACGGGCAAGAACTTCAGGATGCAGGGTTTGTAACGGCTATAAAATGCTGGAATATCAAGCCTATCATCAATTTAAAGCTTTTGCAGGAAAGGAATATTTATAA
- a CDS encoding SPOR domain-containing protein produces the protein MEQKKILWIVFFLSLFALIIFGVGLYLYAPFRNKSTMTAAEISDLGRIEADKINTNVDPLQWTRNPESIPPLESDSPALVNIANNITVVSGEGQTGTAETSINVSDLTNSQKDEKTASLPDNLAENLNTNEEAGTKPSESEKKETAAETKNQNTGVASIKGLTSNTVQKPKTEKKTPPKTEKPAVKKSPAQKTVSTLYWVQTASLTSRLNAEAARDKLTAKHMKAEIFTKETATGLTHRVRVGPFKNKTEAEYWLKKIKEIKGFEGSYVTQDRKKS, from the coding sequence ATGGAACAGAAAAAAATTTTATGGATAGTATTCTTTCTTTCGTTGTTTGCTTTGATTATCTTCGGGGTCGGATTGTACCTATATGCTCCGTTCCGCAATAAAAGCACCATGACAGCGGCTGAAATATCCGACTTAGGCAGAATAGAAGCAGATAAGATAAATACAAATGTAGATCCGCTCCAGTGGACACGGAATCCTGAATCAATTCCCCCGCTTGAATCGGATTCGCCTGCCCTTGTAAATATCGCAAACAATATAACCGTTGTAAGCGGAGAAGGACAAACAGGAACCGCAGAGACCTCAATAAACGTGAGTGATTTAACCAATAGCCAAAAAGATGAAAAAACGGCAAGTTTACCTGACAATCTTGCTGAAAACTTAAACACAAATGAGGAAGCCGGCACGAAACCTTCCGAATCCGAAAAAAAAGAAACTGCTGCAGAGACAAAAAATCAAAATACAGGGGTTGCTTCCATAAAAGGCCTTACATCAAATACGGTTCAAAAACCTAAAACAGAAAAGAAGACTCCTCCAAAAACCGAAAAACCGGCTGTCAAAAAAAGCCCCGCTCAAAAAACCGTTTCCACCCTATACTGGGTTCAAACAGCTTCTTTGACAAGCAGGTTAAATGCCGAGGCTGCAAGGGATAAGCTTACAGCAAAACACATGAAGGCTGAAATCTTTACCAAGGAGACTGCAACAGGTCTTACACACCGCGTCAGAGTCGGACCTTTTAAAAACAAAACCGAGGCCGAGTATTGGCTTAAAAAAATAAAAGAAATCAAAGGGTTTGAAGGAAGCTATGTAACCCAAGACCGAAAAAAAAGCTGA
- the coaE gene encoding dephospho-CoA kinase (Dephospho-CoA kinase (CoaE) performs the final step in coenzyme A biosynthesis.) — protein MAGTQPILIGLSGPSCSGKNTASSILEEYGFYCIDADAVSRRVFVEYENEIFNLFQAEAEKRGIDLKTEKGIDKKAFALLVFSDEALLKKQEDFILPIIEEKIREEIKKAFAERPERPILLNAPTLHKTKLIKECRFILYIDAPFILRFIRAKKRDRLPLKNIRLRFSKQKKFFSQYFFLNADTIVVKNSWSPASLKRKLLHEIKKRGF, from the coding sequence ATGGCCGGAACTCAACCGATTTTGATAGGGCTTTCAGGCCCCTCCTGCTCAGGGAAAAACACGGCAAGTTCTATCTTAGAGGAGTACGGCTTTTATTGTATTGATGCTGATGCCGTTTCACGAAGGGTCTTTGTAGAGTATGAAAACGAAATTTTTAATCTCTTTCAGGCCGAAGCCGAAAAGCGGGGGATAGATTTAAAAACGGAAAAAGGCATAGATAAAAAAGCCTTTGCACTTTTGGTATTTTCGGATGAAGCTCTATTAAAAAAACAGGAAGACTTTATTCTTCCCATAATTGAAGAAAAAATAAGGGAGGAGATAAAAAAAGCCTTTGCAGAAAGGCCTGAGAGGCCCATTCTTTTAAACGCCCCTACCCTTCATAAAACGAAACTTATAAAAGAATGCCGTTTTATATTGTACATAGATGCTCCGTTTATTTTAAGGTTCATAAGGGCAAAAAAAAGGGACAGGCTTCCTTTAAAAAATATTCGGTTAAGATTTTCAAAACAAAAGAAATTCTTTTCTCAATACTTTTTTTTAAATGCCGATACAATAGTAGTAAAGAACTCTTGGTCTCCTGCAAGTTTAAAAAGAAAACTTTTGCATGAAATCAAAAAAAGAGGTTTTTGA
- the polA gene encoding DNA polymerase I, whose amino-acid sequence MKDTIYVLDAYALIYRSYFAFISRPLTNSKGENVSAIFGFFKSLHSIFTEYNPKLFVTALDSLTPTFRHEMYKEYKATRDKTPDDLHAQIDKIEEILKIFKIPAVRCNGFEADDVIASISALAEKEGRECVIISGDKDLMQLVSKTTTMLKPGKIKAWEGFGAENVKEEWGVYPGGMLDLLSLIGDAADNVPGVKGVGPKTAVKLLEEYKTLDGIYANTENLKGALKTKIETGKEAAYFSKDLIKLRFDVPIEKDLNTYSTSQMDYEAAARLFINEELPNIAKLYSEKIITEKAPLEMLPQELGAGEEISLPQNKGDYKLVDEAEELFKIIDEAVKQGLAAYDCETTSEDPLNAEICGFSLALKEGEAYYFPLKAPSPELGEEAPKLIAFKDAQKAVSKLFESKMTLIMHNGKFDIQAALCSNLVKGISANLFDTMIAAWLLDPARSSYGMDKLAESVLSLRTIRFKELVKSGQNFSDIPLKEACPYAAEDADITLKFYNKFLPLLKKNNLEKLFFDLEMPITKLLTEMEIKGIFLKGEELNAYSKELGKELEECEKDIYKLVGHEFNIASPKQLQEVLFEERKLTPGKKTKTGYSTDTSVLESLASEDPVPAKILDYRALAKLKSTYTDTLPKMTDKNGRIHTSFIQTGTATGRLSSRDPNLQNIPIRGNEGRRIREAFHSEKGRVLISADYSQIELVILAHLSKDHNLVEAFNKGIDVHAKTASLIFAVDMKDVTQDMRRIAKTINFGVMYGMSAFRLASSLRIPRKRADEFIKAYFATYSGVSGFMTQVCQEAEKRGYVETIMGRRRYLPAINSKNKIEKAGAERIAVNTPIQGTAADIVKLAMLKVDKALKKQKLDATIVLQVHDELIIDAAETEKEKVMSIVKEKMEGVIKLSVPLRVSIESGMSWGEFH is encoded by the coding sequence ATGAAAGATACAATCTATGTTTTGGATGCCTACGCTCTTATTTACCGCTCTTATTTTGCCTTTATTTCAAGACCTCTTACAAACAGTAAGGGCGAAAACGTTTCGGCTATATTCGGCTTTTTTAAAAGCCTTCATTCCATATTTACCGAATACAATCCTAAACTATTTGTTACAGCCCTAGATTCCCTTACGCCCACATTTAGGCACGAGATGTACAAAGAATACAAGGCCACAAGGGATAAAACGCCCGATGACCTCCATGCTCAAATCGACAAAATAGAAGAAATTTTAAAAATCTTTAAAATTCCCGCAGTCCGCTGTAACGGCTTTGAGGCAGATGATGTAATCGCTTCAATATCAGCCCTCGCAGAAAAGGAAGGGCGTGAATGTGTGATTATTTCGGGCGATAAGGACTTAATGCAGCTGGTTTCAAAAACCACAACCATGTTAAAGCCGGGGAAGATTAAGGCTTGGGAAGGCTTCGGAGCCGAAAACGTAAAAGAAGAATGGGGAGTTTATCCCGGCGGAATGTTAGACCTCCTCTCCCTTATAGGCGACGCGGCCGACAATGTTCCCGGAGTAAAGGGGGTAGGTCCGAAAACGGCCGTAAAGCTCCTCGAAGAGTACAAAACCCTCGACGGCATTTATGCAAATACAGAAAACTTAAAAGGAGCCTTAAAAACAAAGATAGAAACAGGAAAGGAAGCGGCTTATTTTTCTAAAGATCTCATAAAACTCCGCTTCGATGTTCCTATCGAAAAAGATTTAAACACCTACTCTACTTCCCAAATGGACTATGAAGCAGCCGCCCGTCTTTTTATAAACGAAGAGCTTCCCAATATTGCAAAGCTCTATTCCGAAAAAATTATTACCGAAAAAGCACCTCTCGAGATGCTTCCGCAAGAATTAGGTGCAGGTGAAGAAATCTCCCTTCCTCAAAACAAGGGTGATTACAAACTTGTGGACGAGGCAGAAGAGCTTTTTAAAATCATAGACGAGGCCGTAAAACAAGGTCTTGCAGCCTATGACTGTGAAACCACAAGCGAAGATCCTCTAAATGCGGAAATCTGCGGCTTCTCCCTTGCTTTAAAAGAAGGAGAGGCTTATTACTTTCCATTAAAGGCGCCGAGCCCCGAACTTGGAGAAGAGGCACCCAAGCTCATAGCCTTTAAGGATGCTCAAAAGGCCGTATCAAAGCTATTTGAGTCAAAGATGACCCTCATAATGCATAACGGAAAATTCGACATTCAGGCGGCGCTTTGCTCAAACCTTGTAAAAGGCATTTCGGCAAATCTTTTTGACACAATGATAGCCGCATGGCTTTTGGATCCTGCCCGATCTTCTTACGGAATGGATAAGCTTGCAGAAAGTGTTTTGAGTTTAAGAACGATAAGATTTAAGGAGCTTGTAAAGAGCGGGCAAAACTTTTCGGATATTCCGCTAAAGGAAGCCTGCCCCTATGCTGCAGAGGATGCGGACATAACACTTAAGTTTTATAATAAATTTTTACCCCTCTTAAAAAAGAATAATCTGGAAAAGCTCTTTTTTGACCTTGAAATGCCTATCACAAAACTTTTAACCGAGATGGAAATAAAAGGCATCTTTTTAAAGGGAGAAGAACTTAATGCTTATTCAAAAGAATTAGGAAAAGAACTTGAAGAATGCGAAAAGGATATTTATAAACTCGTAGGCCATGAGTTCAATATAGCTTCGCCCAAGCAGCTTCAAGAAGTATTATTTGAAGAAAGAAAGCTCACTCCCGGCAAAAAAACTAAGACGGGCTACTCTACCGATACCTCGGTACTCGAAAGCCTTGCTTCCGAAGACCCTGTGCCTGCAAAAATCTTGGATTACAGGGCTCTTGCAAAGCTGAAATCCACATACACCGACACCCTTCCCAAGATGACCGATAAAAACGGAAGAATCCACACAAGTTTTATTCAAACCGGAACCGCCACAGGCCGCCTTTCAAGCCGTGACCCAAACTTACAAAACATTCCCATACGCGGAAACGAGGGGCGGAGGATAAGGGAAGCCTTTCACTCTGAAAAGGGGCGGGTTCTTATCTCTGCCGACTACTCTCAGATTGAGCTTGTAATCCTTGCCCATCTTTCAAAGGATCACAACCTTGTGGAAGCCTTTAATAAGGGCATAGACGTTCATGCCAAAACTGCAAGTTTAATCTTCGCAGTAGACATGAAGGATGTAACACAGGATATGAGGCGCATCGCAAAGACCATAAACTTCGGGGTAATGTACGGCATGAGCGCCTTCCGCCTTGCCTCCTCTTTGAGAATTCCGCGCAAAAGGGCTGACGAGTTTATAAAGGCTTATTTTGCAACCTATTCGGGAGTGTCAGGCTTTATGACCCAAGTCTGCCAAGAGGCCGAAAAAAGAGGCTATGTTGAAACAATTATGGGAAGAAGGCGTTATCTTCCGGCTATAAACAGCAAGAACAAGATAGAAAAGGCAGGGGCTGAACGCATTGCTGTAAACACCCCCATTCAAGGCACAGCCGCCGACATAGTAAAACTTGCCATGCTTAAAGTCGATAAGGCCTTAAAAAAGCAAAAACTTGATGCGACCATAGTTTTACAGGTGCACGATGAGCTTATAATAGACGCTGCTGAAACTGAAAAAGAAAAGGTAATGTCCATCGTAAAAGAAAAAATGGAAGGCGTAATCAAACTTTCAGTCCCCTTAAGGGTCAGCATCGAATCCGGAATGAGCTGGGGAGAATTTCACTAA
- a CDS encoding type II toxin-antitoxin system RelB/DinJ family antitoxin, with protein MAKTANLYARIEPDVKEQAEIILDSLGIPASNAISMFYKQIILNRGIPFELKLPAKPPIILEDLTEEGLNRELMKGYSDITNGNKKAAEAVFDKIQKDYCI; from the coding sequence ATGGCAAAAACAGCAAATCTTTATGCAAGAATTGAACCTGACGTAAAAGAACAGGCTGAAATTATTTTAGATTCCCTTGGAATTCCTGCATCAAATGCGATAAGTATGTTTTATAAACAAATTATTTTAAACAGGGGCATTCCTTTTGAGCTAAAACTTCCGGCAAAGCCTCCTATTATTTTAGAAGATTTAACTGAAGAAGGCTTGAATAGAGAGCTTATGAAAGGCTACTCCGATATAACTAATGGAAATAAAAAAGCAGCTGAGGCGGTTTTTGATAAGATTCAAAAAGATTATTGTATATGA
- a CDS encoding type II toxin-antitoxin system RelE/ParE family toxin, translating to MTYKIEISGHAESDLKDIYEYIALKLFSPKAAARQLMRLKAGIMSLDQMPKRYKAYQKEPWYSKGLRVMPVDKFLVFYIPSEADKKVYIIRVIYGGRNIEKELNN from the coding sequence ATGACATATAAAATCGAAATTTCAGGTCATGCAGAATCCGATTTAAAAGATATTTATGAATATATTGCCTTGAAGTTGTTTTCACCTAAAGCTGCAGCTCGGCAATTAATGAGGCTAAAAGCCGGTATCATGAGTCTTGATCAGATGCCTAAGCGATATAAAGCCTATCAAAAGGAACCGTGGTATAGTAAGGGCTTGCGTGTTATGCCCGTTGATAAATTTTTAGTTTTTTATATACCATCGGAAGCCGATAAAAAAGTTTATATTATTCGTGTAATATATGGCGGAAGAAATATTGAAAAAGAATTGAACAATTGA
- the citD gene encoding citrate lyase acyl carrier protein, whose translation MQIKREAVCGTLQSNDCLVRIVPSEKLELDLKSSVLNEFGAQIKKTVQEVLDEFEVKNAKLFIEDKGALDCTIKARVETALRRANEE comes from the coding sequence ATGCAAATAAAACGAGAAGCGGTTTGCGGAACACTCCAATCAAATGATTGCCTTGTCCGTATTGTTCCTTCCGAAAAACTTGAACTTGACTTAAAAAGCTCTGTTTTAAACGAATTCGGTGCACAAATTAAAAAAACGGTGCAGGAAGTATTGGATGAGTTTGAAGTAAAAAATGCCAAACTCTTTATCGAAGACAAGGGCGCCTTAGATTGTACAATCAAGGCCCGTGTAGAAACAGCATTGAGGCGCGCAAATGAAGAATAG